The Setaria italica strain Yugu1 chromosome IX, Setaria_italica_v2.0, whole genome shotgun sequence genome has a window encoding:
- the LOC101779471 gene encoding sulfoquinovosyl transferase SQD2 yields MAQAEEARAPLLLDEEAGGEWSSRPRRIALFVEPSPFAYISGYKNRFQNFIKHLREMGDEVLVVTTHKGAPEEFHGAKVIGSWSFPCPLYQNVPLSLALSPRIFSEVNKFKPDIIHATSPGIMVIGALAIAKMISVPMVMSYHTHLPAYIPRYNLNWLLEPTWSFIRCLHRAADLTLVPSVAIAEDFETAKVVPANRIRLWNKGVDSESFHTKYRRHEMRVRLSGGEPEKPLIIHVGRFGREKNLDFLKRVMERLPGSRIAFVGDGPYRAELEKLFTGMPAVFTGMLQGEELSQAYASADVFAMPSESETLGQVVLESMASGVPVVAARAGGIPDIIPKDKEGKTSFLFTPGDLDECVRKIEQLLKSKDLRESVGKAAREEMEKCDWRAASRKIRNEHYSTAMSYWRKKMGKT; encoded by the exons atGGCGCAGGCCGAGGAGGCGcgggcgccgctgctgctggacgaggaggcgggcggcgagtGGAGCTCCAGGCCGCGCCGCATTGCTCTCTTCGTCGAGCCGTCGCCCTTCGC TTACATCTCGGGGTACAAGAACCGGTTCCAGAACTTCATCAAGCATCTACGAGAGATGGGCGATGAG GTGTTGGTGGTGACCACACACAAGGGAGCTCCCGAGGAGTTCCATGGAGCAAAGGTCATTGGCTCGTGGAG CTTTCCATGTCCATTGTACCAAAATGTCCCACTTTCGCTGGCACTGAGTCCCAGAATATTTTCTGAGGTGAATAAGTTCAAGCCAGACATAATTCATGCTACTTCACCTGGAATTATG GTTATTGGTGCTCTTGCTATAGCGAAGATGATATCAGTTCCTATGGTGATGTCTTATCATACACATCTTCCAGC GTACATACCGAGATACAATTTAAATTGGTTACTTGAGCCCACATGGAGTTTTATAA GATGCCTCCACAGAGCTGCAGATCTTACTCTAGTTCCTTCAGTAGCTATTGCCGAAGACTTTGAAACTGCTAAAGTAGTACCAG CAAACAGAATACGGCTTTGGAACAAGGGTGTCGACTCCGAAAGCTTTCATACTAAATATCGAAGGCATGAAATGCGTGTCAGATTGAG TGGTGGCGAGCCAGAAAAACCATTGATAATACATGTGGGCCGTTTTGGACGTGAGAAAAATTTGGATTTTCTGAAAAG GGTTATGGAGAGGCTCCCTGGATCAAGAATTGCTTTTGTTGGAGATGGACCATACAG GGCTGAGCTGGAAAAATTGTTCACTGGCATGCCAGCAGTTTTCACTGGAATGCTCCAAGGTGAGGAGCTCTCACAAGCGTACGCCAGTGCAGATGTATTTGCAATGCCTTCAGAGTCTGAGACTCTCGGGCAAGTAGTTCTGGAGTCCATGGCTTCTGGTGTCCCAGTTGTTGCTGCTCGTGCTGGAGGGATACCTGATATAATACCCAAGGACAAGGAGGGCAAGACTAGCTTCTTGTTTACACCTGGAGATCTCGACGAGTGTGTGAGGAAGATAGAGCAGCTCCTCAAGTCAAAAGATCTCAGAGAATCTGTTGGTAAGGCTGCCAGGGAAGAGATGGAGAAGTGTGACTGGAGAGCAGCCTCGAGGAAAATACGCAACGAGCACTACAGCACTGCAATGTCATACTGGCGGAAGAAGATGGGCAAAACTTAA